A genomic window from Cucumis melo cultivar AY chromosome 8, USDA_Cmelo_AY_1.0, whole genome shotgun sequence includes:
- the LOC103484443 gene encoding probable LRR receptor-like serine/threonine-protein kinase At5g45780 isoform X1: MEVVKVALLLFFFIVVVSASDSHLSPKGVNYEVAALMSMKSRIKDERRVMQGWDINSVDPCTWNMVACSAEGFVISLEMPNMGLSGTLSPSIGNLSHLRIMLLQNNELSGPIPDDIGALSELQTLDLSNNQFVGGIPSSLGFLTRLNYLKLSSNKLSGPIPESVANISGLSFLDLSNNNLSGPTPRILAKEYSVAGNSFLCASSLYKFCSAVPKPVNETGSSQKDNGRHHLVLYIALIVSFTFVVSVVLLVGWVHWYRSHLVFTSYVQQDYEFDIGHLKRFTFRELQKATSNFSPQNILGQGGFGVVYKACLPNGTYVAVKRLKDPNYTGEVQFQTEVEMIGLAVHRNLLRLYGFCMTPDERLLVYPFMPNGSVADRLRDAGQEKPSLNWNRRLRIALGAARGLLYLHEQCNPKIIHRDVKAANILLDESFEAVVGDFGLAKMLDRRDSHVTTAVRGTVGHIAPEYLSTGQSSEKTDVFGFGILVLELLTGQKALDAGNGQIRKGMILEWVRTLHEEERLDVLVDRDLKGCFDAMELEKCVELALQCTQSHPQLRPKMSDILKILEGLVGQSSQMEESPVGASLYEDRAHSFSRNYSDIHEESSFVVEAMELSGPR; this comes from the exons ATGGAAGTTGTAAAAGTAGCTCTGCTACTATTCTTCTTCATCGTGGTGGTCTCTGCCTCAGACAGTCATTTGTCTCCCAAAGGAGTAAACTATGAAG TGGCGGCTTTGATGTCAATGAAGAGCAGGATAAAGGACGAGCGGAGAGTGATGCAAGGATGGGACATAAATTCGGTTGATCCATGCACCTGGAATATGGTTGCTTGCTCTGCTGAGGGATTTGTGATTTCTCT CGAGATGCCAAATATGGGTTTATCTGGAACGCTTTCCCCTAGCATTGGGAACCTGAGTCATCTTAGGATAAT GTTGTTGCAAAACAATGAGTTATCTGGTCCAATTCCCGATGATATAGGAGCTCTTTCAGAGCTTCAGACTCTTGACCTTTCTAACAACCAGTTTGTAGGCGGGATTCCAAGTTCTTTGGGGTTTCTTACTCGTTTAAATTACTT GAAGCTCAGTAGTAACAAGTTAAGTGGACCAATACCGGAATCTGTTGCAAATATCTCTGGCCTTTCCTTTTT GGATTTATCGAATAATAATCTCAGTGGTCCAACTCCAAGAATACTTGCGAAAGAGTACAG TGTGGCAGGGAATAGCTTCCTTTGTGCATCTTCGTTATATAAATTTTGTAGTGCAGTTCCGAAGCCAGTTAATG AAACTGGTTCGTCTCAAAAAGATAATGGCCGCCATCACTTGGTTCTTTACATAGCTCTAATTGTTAGTTTCACATTTGTGGTTTCTGTTGTGTTACTTGTTGGCTGGGTGCATTGGTATAGATCTCATCTTGTCTTCACATCCTACG TGCAGCAAGATTATGAATTTGATATAGGTCACCTGAAAAGGTTTACATTCCGTGAGCTACAAAAGGCGACAAGTAATTTTAGTCCCCAAAACATCCTGGGACAGGGTGGTTTTGGAGTAGTTTATAAAGCTTGTCTTCCAAATGGGACGTATGTTGCTGTCAAGAGACTGAAAGATCCGAATTACACTGGAGAAGTGCAGTTTCAAACTGAAGTTGAAATGATTGGTTTAGCAGTGCACCGCAACCTCTTACGTTTGTATGGCTTTTGTATGACCCCAGATGAGAGATTGCTGGTTTATCCTTTTATGCCCAATGGGAGTGTTGCTGACCGTCTTAGAG ATGCAGGCCAAGAGAAGCCTTCATTGAATTGGAACAGAAGATTGCGTATTGCCCTTGGCGCAGCACGTGGACTTCTATACCTACATGAGCAGTGTAACCCAAAAATTATTCACCGGGATGTGAAAGCTGCAAATATTCTTCTAGATGAAAGCTTTGAAGCTGTGGTCGGCGATTTTGGTCTGGCAAAGATGTTAGATAGGAGAGATTCACATGTTACTACTGCAGTTAGAGGCACAGTGGGACATATTGCCCCGGAATATCTTTCAACTGGACAATCTTCAGAAAAGACTGATGTTTTTGGATTTGGCATATTGGTTCTTGAACTCTTGACAGGGCAAAAAGCACTTGATGCTGGTAATGGTCAAATTCGAAAGGGAATGATCCTCGAATGG GTTAGAACATTACATGAGGAGGAGAGGTTAGATGTGCTGGTGGACAGGGATCTTAAAGGATGTTTTGATGCAATGGAGCTTGAAAAATGTGTTGAGTTGGCTCTGCAGTGTACTCAATCACATCCACAACTTCGACCAAAGATGTCTGACATCTTGAAGATTCTAGAAGGTCTAGTTGGACAGTCTAGCCAAATGGAGGAATCACCAGTTGGAGCAAGTCTTTATGAAGATAGAGCTCACAGTTTCTCAAGAAATTACAGTGATATTCATGAAGAATCTTCATTTGTGGTCGAAGCCATGGAGCTTTCAGGACCTCGGTGA
- the LOC103484443 gene encoding probable LRR receptor-like serine/threonine-protein kinase At5g45780 isoform X2, with protein MEVVKVALLLFFFIVVVSASDSHLSPKGVNYEVAALMSMKSRIKDERRVMQGWDINSVDPCTWNMVACSAEGFVISLEMPNMGLSGTLSPSIGNLSHLRIMLLQNNELSGPIPDDIGALSELQTLDLSNNQFVGGIPSSLGFLTRLNYLKLSSNKLSGPIPESVANISGLSFLDLSNNNLSGPTPRILAKEYSVAGNSFLCASSLYKFCSAVPKPVNETGSSQKDNGRHHLVLYIALIVSFTFVVSVVLLVGWVHWYRSHLVFTSYVQQDYEFDIGHLKRFTFRELQKATSNFSPQNILGQGGFGVVYKACLPNGTYVAVKRLKDPNYTGEVQFQTEVEMIGLAVHRNLLRLYGFCMTPDERLLVYPFMPNGSVADRLRDAGQEKPSLNWNRRLRIALGAARGLLYLHEQCNPKIIHRDVKAANILLDESFEAVVGDFGLAKMLDRRDSHVTTAVRGTVGHIAPEYLSTGQSSEKTDVFGFGILVLELLTGQKALDAGNGQIRKGMILEWVK; from the exons ATGGAAGTTGTAAAAGTAGCTCTGCTACTATTCTTCTTCATCGTGGTGGTCTCTGCCTCAGACAGTCATTTGTCTCCCAAAGGAGTAAACTATGAAG TGGCGGCTTTGATGTCAATGAAGAGCAGGATAAAGGACGAGCGGAGAGTGATGCAAGGATGGGACATAAATTCGGTTGATCCATGCACCTGGAATATGGTTGCTTGCTCTGCTGAGGGATTTGTGATTTCTCT CGAGATGCCAAATATGGGTTTATCTGGAACGCTTTCCCCTAGCATTGGGAACCTGAGTCATCTTAGGATAAT GTTGTTGCAAAACAATGAGTTATCTGGTCCAATTCCCGATGATATAGGAGCTCTTTCAGAGCTTCAGACTCTTGACCTTTCTAACAACCAGTTTGTAGGCGGGATTCCAAGTTCTTTGGGGTTTCTTACTCGTTTAAATTACTT GAAGCTCAGTAGTAACAAGTTAAGTGGACCAATACCGGAATCTGTTGCAAATATCTCTGGCCTTTCCTTTTT GGATTTATCGAATAATAATCTCAGTGGTCCAACTCCAAGAATACTTGCGAAAGAGTACAG TGTGGCAGGGAATAGCTTCCTTTGTGCATCTTCGTTATATAAATTTTGTAGTGCAGTTCCGAAGCCAGTTAATG AAACTGGTTCGTCTCAAAAAGATAATGGCCGCCATCACTTGGTTCTTTACATAGCTCTAATTGTTAGTTTCACATTTGTGGTTTCTGTTGTGTTACTTGTTGGCTGGGTGCATTGGTATAGATCTCATCTTGTCTTCACATCCTACG TGCAGCAAGATTATGAATTTGATATAGGTCACCTGAAAAGGTTTACATTCCGTGAGCTACAAAAGGCGACAAGTAATTTTAGTCCCCAAAACATCCTGGGACAGGGTGGTTTTGGAGTAGTTTATAAAGCTTGTCTTCCAAATGGGACGTATGTTGCTGTCAAGAGACTGAAAGATCCGAATTACACTGGAGAAGTGCAGTTTCAAACTGAAGTTGAAATGATTGGTTTAGCAGTGCACCGCAACCTCTTACGTTTGTATGGCTTTTGTATGACCCCAGATGAGAGATTGCTGGTTTATCCTTTTATGCCCAATGGGAGTGTTGCTGACCGTCTTAGAG ATGCAGGCCAAGAGAAGCCTTCATTGAATTGGAACAGAAGATTGCGTATTGCCCTTGGCGCAGCACGTGGACTTCTATACCTACATGAGCAGTGTAACCCAAAAATTATTCACCGGGATGTGAAAGCTGCAAATATTCTTCTAGATGAAAGCTTTGAAGCTGTGGTCGGCGATTTTGGTCTGGCAAAGATGTTAGATAGGAGAGATTCACATGTTACTACTGCAGTTAGAGGCACAGTGGGACATATTGCCCCGGAATATCTTTCAACTGGACAATCTTCAGAAAAGACTGATGTTTTTGGATTTGGCATATTGGTTCTTGAACTCTTGACAGGGCAAAAAGCACTTGATGCTGGTAATGGTCAAATTCGAAAGGGAATGATCCTCGAATGG GTGAAATAA
- the LOC103484444 gene encoding shaggy-related protein kinase eta, producing MADDKEMSGPVIDGNDPVTGHIISTTIGGKNGEPKQTISYMAERVVGTGSFGIVFKAKCLETGENVAIKKVLQDRRYKNRELQLMRVMDHPNVISLKHCFFSTTTKDELFLNLVMEYVPETMFRVLKHYSNANQRMPIIYVKLYMYQVFRGLAYIHTVPGVCHRDLKPQNILVDPLTHQVKICDFGSAKMLMKGEANVSYICSRFYRAPELIFGATEYTTSIDIWSAGCVLAELLLGQPLFPGENAVDQLVEIIKVLGTPTREEIRCMNPSYTDYRFPQIKAHPWHKVFHKRMPPEAIDLASRLLQYSPSLRCTALEACTHPFFDELREPNARLPNGRPFPPLFNFKQELSGASPELVNKLIPDQVKRQMGLNLHLAVS from the exons ATGGCGGACGATAAG GAAATGTCAGGCCCTGTCATTGATGGAAATGATCCGGTTACTGGTCACATAATATCCACGACTATTGGAGGCAAGAATGGGGAGCCCAAACAG ACCATAAGCTACATGGCAGAACGTGTTGTTGGGACTGGATCATTTGGTATTGTTTTCAAG GCCAAATGCTTGGAGACTGGTGAAAATGTGGCTATAAAGAAGGTTTTGCAGGACAGAAGATACAAGAATCGTGAACTCCAGTTAATGCGTGTGATGGATCATCCAAATGTCATTTCTTTAAAGCATTGTTTCTTTTCCACTACTACAAAAGACGAACTTTTTCTCAACTTGGTAATGGAATATGTCCCCGAAACCATGTTTCGGGTTTTGAAGCATTACAGTAATGCAAATCAAAGAATGCCAATCATCTATGTCAAATTATACATGTACCAG GTTTTTAGGGGCCTGGCCTATATCCACACAGTTCCTGGAGTTTGCCACAGAGATTTGAAGCCTCAAAATATTTTG GTGGATCCTCTTACTCACCAAGTTAAAATATGCGACTTTGGAAGTGCAAAAATGCTT ATGAAAGGTGAAGCCAATGTTTCATACATATGTTCACGCTTCTATAGAGCACCAGAACTCATCTTTGGAGCTACAGAATACACAACTTCAATCGACATCTGGTCTGCTGGCTGTGTCCTTGCAGAGCTACTTTTGGGACAG CCACTGTTTCCCGGAGAGAATGCAGTTGACCAGCTTGTAGAGATTATTAAG GTTCTTGGCACACCAACTCGTGAAGAAATTCGATGCATGAATCCAAGTTATACAGACTATAGGTTTCCACAGATAAAAGCTCACCCATGGCACAAG GTTTTCCACAAGCGGATGCCTCCTGAGGCAATAGATCTGGCTTCCCGATTGCTTCAGTATTCACCTAGTCTACGCTGCACAGCA CTGGAAGCTTGCACACATCCTTTCTTTGATGAACTTCGAGAACCCAATGCTCGTCTCCCCAATGGTCGACCATTCCCACCTCTCTTTAACTTCAAACAAGAG CTGTCAGGGGCCTCTCCGGAGCTTGTTAACAAGTTGATACCTGATCAAGTGAAGCGACAAATGGGTCTTAATTTGCATCTAGCCGTTTCGTAA